In the Hordeum vulgare subsp. vulgare chromosome 7H, MorexV3_pseudomolecules_assembly, whole genome shotgun sequence genome, one interval contains:
- the LOC123410707 gene encoding dihydroneopterin aldolase 2-like has protein sequence MAGDGEEPPAMGGDKLILRGLQFHGFHGVKQEEKKLGQKFVIDVDAWMDLATAGDSDDISHTVSYSDIYRIAKGVVEGPSHNLLESVAQSIANTTLLKFPPISAVRVKVGKPHVAVQGVVDYLGVEILRHRKA, from the exons ATGGCGGGGGACGGGGAGGAGCCGCCAGCGATGGGCGGCGACAAGCTGATACTGCGGGGGCTGCAGTTCCACGGGTTCCACGGCgtgaagcaggaggagaagaagctcgGCCAGAAGTTCGTCATTGACGTCGACGCCTGGATGGACCTCGCCACCGCCGGGGACTCCGACGACATCTCCCACACCGTCAGCTACAGCGACATCTACAG GATAGCCAAGGGTGTGGTAGAAGGTCCGTCGCATAACCTTTTGGAGTCAGTGGCTCAATCGATTGCCAACACCACGCTGCTCAAGTTCCCTCCGATCTCTGCTGTTCGAGTGAAGGTGGGGAAACCTCATGTCGCGGTGCAAGGCGTCGTGGACTACTTGGGAGTGGAGATACTGAGGCACAGAAAGGCATGA